Proteins encoded within one genomic window of Mycolicibacterium monacense:
- a CDS encoding uracil-xanthine permease family protein — protein MIPAKTGRSANWKWKPVEARADADFVVAPDERLSWPRTIGLGAQHVVAMFGATFLVPVLTGFPPATTLLFSGVGTILFLIITGNRLPSYLGSSFSVIAPVTAAVASEGTGSALGGIVALGLVLIVIGGVVHLVGTRWLDVTLPPVVTGAIVALIGFNLAPAAKTNFEAGPVVATVTLVLLVATLAFFRGMIGRLAIFLAVLIGYLLALAMGDVDTSAIAAAPWVGLPDFEAPSFSLAVLPMFLPAVVALIAENIGHVKSVGQMTRTDMDPLIGRALAADGVATTLAGFGGGSATTTYAENIGVMAATRVYSTAAYWVAAVVAIALSLCPKIGAAISATPAGVLGGATVVLYGLVGVLGVRIWLTNHVDFSLPVNQMTAAIPLIIGIADFTWQAGELTFTGIALGSIAALLVYHGMRLLGLRTSRSAEPSTSTV, from the coding sequence GTGATCCCAGCCAAGACCGGTCGGTCGGCGAACTGGAAGTGGAAGCCCGTCGAAGCGCGCGCGGACGCCGATTTCGTCGTCGCCCCGGACGAGCGCCTGAGCTGGCCCCGCACCATCGGCCTGGGCGCTCAGCACGTGGTGGCGATGTTCGGTGCCACGTTCCTGGTGCCGGTGCTGACCGGCTTCCCGCCCGCCACCACCCTGCTGTTCTCCGGTGTGGGCACGATCCTGTTCCTGATCATCACGGGCAACCGGCTGCCCAGCTACCTGGGCTCGAGCTTCTCGGTGATCGCGCCCGTCACGGCGGCCGTCGCGTCGGAGGGCACGGGCAGCGCGCTCGGAGGCATCGTCGCACTCGGACTGGTGCTGATCGTCATCGGCGGCGTCGTCCACCTCGTCGGCACCCGCTGGCTCGACGTCACCCTGCCGCCGGTCGTCACCGGTGCGATCGTCGCGCTGATCGGGTTCAACCTCGCACCCGCCGCCAAGACGAACTTCGAGGCCGGGCCCGTCGTCGCCACCGTCACGCTGGTGCTGTTGGTCGCGACGTTGGCGTTCTTCCGCGGGATGATCGGCCGGTTGGCGATCTTCCTCGCGGTGCTGATCGGGTATCTGCTCGCATTGGCGATGGGCGACGTCGACACCTCGGCGATCGCGGCGGCCCCCTGGGTCGGTCTACCCGACTTCGAGGCGCCGTCGTTCTCGCTCGCAGTGCTGCCGATGTTCCTGCCCGCCGTGGTCGCGCTGATCGCCGAGAACATCGGCCATGTGAAGTCGGTCGGTCAGATGACCAGAACCGACATGGATCCGCTCATCGGGCGGGCACTCGCCGCCGACGGTGTCGCGACCACGCTGGCCGGTTTCGGGGGCGGATCGGCGACCACGACGTACGCGGAGAACATCGGCGTCATGGCCGCCACCCGCGTGTACTCGACGGCCGCGTACTGGGTGGCAGCGGTGGTGGCCATCGCGCTGTCGCTGTGCCCGAAGATCGGGGCGGCGATCTCGGCCACCCCGGCCGGTGTGCTCGGCGGCGCGACCGTGGTGCTCTACGGGTTGGTGGGCGTGCTCGGTGTGCGGATCTGGTTGACCAACCACGTCGACTTCTCGCTGCCGGTCAACCAGATGACCGCGGCCATCCCACTCATCATCGGCATCGCCGACTTCACTTGGCAGGCAGGCGAACTCACGTTCACCGGGATCGCGCTCGGCTCGATCGCGGCGCTGCTGGTCTACCACGGGATGCGCCTGCTGGGCCTGCGCACGAGCAGATCTGCCGAGCCCTCCACCTCCACCGTGTGA
- a CDS encoding APC family permease, whose amino-acid sequence MNPPGGPALSRRLGLVDAIVIGLGAMIGAGIFTALAPAAAAAGGGLLVGLAVAAVVAYCNATSSARLAARYPESGGTYVYGRERLGPFWGYLAGWGFVAGKTASCAAMALTVGVYVWPGGARLIAVAAVVALTAVNYAGIRKSALLTRLIVAVVLAVLAVVVVIVLGFGDPVGDRLDFGADVTVGGALQSAGLLFFAFAGYARIATLGEEVCDPARTIPRAIPIALGLTLAVYAVVAVTVLAQLGPAALAGSTAPLADAVRAAGFPGWVPVVGAGAAVAALGSLLALILGVSRTALAMARDRHLPSGLAAVHARHGTPHRAEVAVGVLVAALAATVDLRDAIGFSSFAVLMYYAIANASAWTLGARVVPAVGLAGCLLLAFALPWTSVLAGVAVLAVGALAYAVRRARSTGNGAR is encoded by the coding sequence CTCGTCGACGCGATCGTCATCGGCCTGGGCGCCATGATCGGCGCCGGCATCTTCACCGCGCTCGCGCCTGCGGCGGCCGCCGCCGGTGGCGGCCTGCTGGTGGGGCTGGCCGTGGCGGCGGTCGTCGCGTACTGCAACGCCACCTCCTCGGCGCGCCTGGCCGCGCGTTATCCGGAATCCGGCGGCACCTATGTCTACGGCCGGGAGCGACTGGGCCCGTTCTGGGGATATCTGGCGGGTTGGGGGTTCGTCGCGGGGAAGACCGCCTCGTGCGCGGCGATGGCGCTGACCGTCGGCGTCTATGTCTGGCCCGGTGGCGCCCGCCTGATCGCGGTCGCCGCCGTGGTCGCGCTCACCGCGGTCAACTACGCGGGCATCCGGAAATCGGCGCTGCTCACCCGCCTCATCGTCGCGGTCGTCCTGGCGGTGCTGGCCGTCGTGGTGGTGATCGTCCTGGGGTTCGGGGATCCTGTCGGCGACCGGTTGGACTTCGGGGCGGACGTCACGGTCGGCGGCGCACTCCAGTCGGCCGGCCTGTTGTTCTTCGCGTTCGCCGGATACGCCCGCATCGCCACCCTGGGCGAGGAGGTATGCGACCCGGCGCGCACCATCCCCCGCGCCATCCCGATCGCGCTGGGCCTCACGTTGGCGGTCTACGCCGTCGTGGCGGTCACCGTGCTGGCCCAGTTGGGACCCGCGGCGCTGGCCGGCTCGACGGCGCCACTGGCCGATGCGGTCCGGGCGGCCGGGTTCCCGGGCTGGGTCCCTGTCGTGGGCGCCGGCGCCGCGGTCGCCGCGCTCGGCTCGCTGCTCGCGCTGATTCTCGGCGTCTCGCGCACGGCGCTGGCGATGGCGCGCGACCGTCACCTGCCGTCCGGGTTGGCCGCCGTGCACGCCCGCCACGGCACCCCGCACCGCGCGGAGGTCGCGGTGGGCGTGCTGGTCGCCGCGCTGGCGGCGACGGTGGATCTGCGCGACGCGATCGGCTTCTCGTCGTTCGCGGTGCTGATGTACTACGCGATCGCCAACGCGTCGGCGTGGACGCTCGGCGCCCGGGTGGTGCCGGCGGTCGGACTGGCCGGCTGCCTGCTGCTGGCGTTCGCGCTGCCGTGGACGTCCGTGCTCGCCGGCGTCGCCGTGCTCGCGGTGGGCGCGCTGGCCTATGCGGTACGCCGCGCGCGGAGCACCGGCAACGGTGCAAGATAG